In Nitrospinota bacterium, the genomic stretch TCCACGGCTGAGGGCCATTGCGAGGGCCCTTGAATCTGGATACCGGGCCAGCAAGGTTGTGACCGGGACCCTGGAAGAGCTTCAGGGATTGCTGGGCGCTCAAAGTTTCATGAGCACAAGCCTTGAGCAACCGGATGCAGAATCTGGCCAGGTATCCAGAGAACTCATCATTGAAAAATGGGTCGAGACCATTCATCAATATGATGACGATTCCCTCAGCCACGGCTTTCACGAAATATGGAACAAGGAAGGCCCTTTGAATTTTATATTAAATTATTCGACTCCTTTTGTAAGAAGAATTGGCAACGGTTGGGCCAATGGAGAACTGGCCGTAGGGCAGGGACATTTCACGACATCCCATCTCAGTGATTTCCTTTCCTCCAAGTGGCGACAGTTGAACATTAGAAAAGATGGACCCATTGCCGTGCTTTCTACACTGCCGGAAGAAACACATAACCTAGGCCTGTTGATGTGCGCAGTGGTCACCAGCATGGCGGATTTTCGAGTGGTTTATCTGGGCCCGAACTCGCCTGTAGAAGATATTTTAAAAACCACTGAGGATTGCGGAGCTCAATTACTGTGCCTCAGCATATCCAATTGCGTGGAACCAAAAATGTCAAAGGAGCAATTGCGACAGATTCGAAAAGGTTTAGATAAAACAACAAATATGATCATCGGCGGAGAAGGCGCGCAAGATGCGGCTCCCGGAATCATCCGGCTCGACAATTTCTCGGATTACTACGAGTGGATCAGTCAATTAAATAAATAATAGAAAGAAGGTCCGTCATGAAAATCCTGGTAACGGGTGCAACTGGATTCATCGGAAAAGAACTGGTTAAAAAGTTAAGTGAAAAAGGCCATGAAATTGTGGTTTTGACCAGAAACTCCGAGTCGGCCAGTTTTCATCTACCCGTTCATTGCAAAATTAAAACCTGGAACCCTGAAGAAAATGCTCTCTCACCCAGCACCCTCAAAGGGGTGGAGGCGGTCATCAATCTGGCGGGAGAAGGCATTGCCGATAGACGTTGGTCAGCAACTCGAAAGCGGCAGATCATGCAATCCAGAGTCATGTCGGTGCGTCGTTTGGTGGATGCCATGAAGGTCATGGATAACAAACCCAAAGTTTTTGTGTCCGCTTCGGCCATTGGGTTTTATGGGGATCGCGGTGAAATGCTTCTAGATGAAACAATTTCAACCGGGAACGGATTTCTTTCGGAGGTATGCCAAGCCTGGGAAAATGAAACCTTCAAAGCCCAAGAGCTTGGGGTTAGAACCGTCACCTGTCGCGTGGGAATGGTTCTCGGACATGATGGAGGGGCTCTTAATAAAATGTTGCCACCTTTCAAAATGGGTCTGGGCGGACGACTGGGAAACGGGTCTCAATGGATGAGCTGGATTCATATCGATGACCTGGTCAACATGATGATTCATGCCGTTGAAACCCCTGCTCTGGACGGAATATATAACGCGGTCAGTCCAAATCCCGTCCGAAACGATGATTTCACAAAAGTTCTGGGCGATGTTCTAAAGTGTCGCACAATTTTTCCAGTACCTGGTTTTGTTTTAAAAATAGGCCTGGGAGAACTTTCAGATTTACTGCTAAGCAGTCAGAAAGTGAGTGCCCGGAAAATCTGTGATTCAGGGTTTACATTTAAATACCCTCAGTTGAAGGAAGCCTTGGAGGAAGTTTGCGGGCACTCTTGTCACGAACTTCAAATGGAGCAGTGGGTTCCTCAGTCTATCCATAAAACCTTTGCATTTTTTAAGGAAGCCGCAAATCTTGAAAAACTCACTCCCGATACCTTGCGTTTCAAGGTTG encodes the following:
- a CDS encoding TIGR01777 family oxidoreductase encodes the protein MKILVTGATGFIGKELVKKLSEKGHEIVVLTRNSESASFHLPVHCKIKTWNPEENALSPSTLKGVEAVINLAGEGIADRRWSATRKRQIMQSRVMSVRRLVDAMKVMDNKPKVFVSASAIGFYGDRGEMLLDETISTGNGFLSEVCQAWENETFKAQELGVRTVTCRVGMVLGHDGGALNKMLPPFKMGLGGRLGNGSQWMSWIHIDDLVNMMIHAVETPALDGIYNAVSPNPVRNDDFTKVLGDVLKCRTIFPVPGFVLKIGLGELSDLLLSSQKVSARKICDSGFTFKYPQLKEALEEVCGHSCHELQMEQWVPQSIHKTFAFFKEAANLEKLTPDTLRFKVVNQTTQDIQEGTKLDYRLSLHGIPMRWQSEITDWQPNNKFSDIQLKGPYSHWYHTHEFFEKDGGTLVRDKVKYRVPFGTLGDLVAGKWIRNDLETIFKHRHKTIEKLMGA
- a CDS encoding MerR family transcriptional regulator; this encodes MNNLIKIEDYLSIGELSKQTGIGVHTLRVWEKRYGAPLSERLPSGHRRYPKEEVPRLRAIARALESGYRASKVVTGTLEELQGLLGAQSFMSTSLEQPDAESGQVSRELIIEKWVETIHQYDDDSLSHGFHEIWNKEGPLNFILNYSTPFVRRIGNGWANGELAVGQGHFTTSHLSDFLSSKWRQLNIRKDGPIAVLSTLPEETHNLGLLMCAVVTSMADFRVVYLGPNSPVEDILKTTEDCGAQLLCLSISNCVEPKMSKEQLRQIRKGLDKTTNMIIGGEGAQDAAPGIIRLDNFSDYYEWISQLNK